A single genomic interval of Nostoc commune NIES-4072 harbors:
- a CDS encoding GNAT family N-acetyltransferase, translating into MKNYYQDFLIRDWVQSDRTRAAQVISYVLSEYGLGWEPKGADRDVLQVEEYYLATGGEFWVIEHQSQLVGTGAYYPIHRGKKAVEIRKMYLLPSIRGLGLGKYLLQQLEGAIAERGFEQIWIETASVLVEAVKLYESNGYTPATGVETTRCDRVYLKSLVKHK; encoded by the coding sequence ATGAAAAACTATTATCAAGATTTTTTAATTCGTGATTGGGTGCAAAGCGATCGCACAAGAGCCGCCCAAGTCATCAGTTATGTATTATCAGAATACGGTCTGGGTTGGGAACCAAAGGGCGCTGACCGAGATGTGCTGCAAGTAGAGGAATATTATTTAGCTACTGGGGGAGAATTTTGGGTAATTGAACACCAAAGCCAGCTAGTGGGTACTGGGGCATACTACCCCATACACCGAGGCAAAAAAGCTGTAGAAATCCGCAAAATGTATCTTTTGCCCAGCATTAGGGGTTTAGGATTAGGGAAATATTTGTTACAACAGCTAGAAGGAGCGATCGCAGAGCGTGGTTTTGAGCAAATTTGGATTGAAACCGCCAGCGTTTTGGTGGAAGCAGTCAAACTGTATGAAAGCAACGGCTACACTCCAGCAACGGGTGTAGAAACAACAAGGTGCGATCGCGTGTATCTTAAGTCATTAGTCAAACACAAATGA
- a CDS encoding ComF family protein, whose protein sequence is MHTWIKNLTGLLNLFLQSHCPLCQRATSQEFCQNCTRQLQKCQRQDPISLWQEPIPVFGWGEYGGPVKRAIAAMKYENQPQIARPLGHWLGEAWLLNSPRQDSKPVVVPIPLHPSKQKQRKYNQAALIAQSFCEITGLKLKLNGLARVRETEAQFGLSVSKREKNLVNAFAVGQEFHHRPPNVPVLLVDDIYTTGATARSAVETLRQYGIVVLGLVAVATAVKDG, encoded by the coding sequence ATGCACACTTGGATTAAAAATCTTACAGGCTTACTCAATCTTTTTCTCCAATCCCATTGTCCTCTGTGCCAACGTGCAACCTCGCAAGAATTCTGTCAAAATTGCACCAGACAACTGCAAAAATGTCAACGTCAAGACCCGATTTCTCTGTGGCAAGAGCCAATACCAGTATTTGGCTGGGGGGAGTATGGTGGCCCGGTGAAAAGAGCGATCGCAGCGATGAAATACGAAAATCAACCCCAAATAGCTCGTCCTTTAGGTCACTGGTTAGGAGAAGCATGGTTGTTAAATTCACCAAGGCAAGATAGCAAACCTGTAGTAGTTCCTATCCCACTCCACCCTAGCAAGCAAAAGCAACGTAAATACAATCAAGCCGCACTCATAGCCCAAAGCTTCTGCGAAATAACTGGCTTAAAATTGAAACTAAACGGTTTAGCAAGAGTGCGAGAAACTGAAGCGCAATTTGGTTTATCGGTATCTAAACGAGAAAAAAACTTGGTTAACGCTTTTGCTGTTGGCCAAGAATTTCACCATCGTCCCCCAAATGTCCCAGTGCTGTTAGTGGACGATATTTATACTACTGGTGCTACTGCTAGGTCTGCTGTAGAAACACTTCGTCAGTATGGAATTGTAGTCTTAGGATTAGTAGCAGTAGCCACTGCCGTCAAAGATGGATAA
- a CDS encoding PPC domain-containing protein: MNKVFAAGLKQLIIIPATLLAIGISTSAAFAQSKLYSPIPLSNSTEFSDNLSNKDIPTGQGGFARDYTVKLQKGDNLAVDLSSENFDSIITLLAPDGSTLAENDDGPDGSSNSLLFTRIVETGNYVIRVRSFGETGIGAFKLKVTKLQPIK, encoded by the coding sequence ATGAATAAAGTTTTTGCGGCAGGTTTAAAGCAACTCATCATCATTCCTGCCACATTGCTGGCAATAGGTATAAGTACAAGTGCAGCTTTTGCTCAAAGTAAGTTGTATAGTCCAATTCCTTTATCTAACAGTACTGAATTTTCCGATAACCTCTCAAACAAAGACATTCCCACAGGTCAAGGTGGGTTTGCCCGTGATTACACTGTGAAGTTACAAAAGGGCGATAATTTAGCAGTTGACCTGTCATCCGAAAACTTTGATAGCATCATCACCCTGCTAGCACCTGATGGATCGACTTTGGCAGAAAATGATGATGGCCCTGATGGTAGTAGCAATTCCCTATTATTTACTCGCATCGTAGAGACAGGAAATTATGTAATTCGTGTCCGGTCTTTTGGGGAAACTGGGATTGGGGCTTTTAAACTCAAGGTGACAAAGCTGCAACCGATTAAATGA
- the cobS gene encoding adenosylcobinamide-GDP ribazoletransferase: protein MTKQQQWWKKLLFKLAASIIFYTIIPVPYLEGLDFQGVVRLAPVVGLMIGGILGLLDTGMLYLGMPVLTRSALVVSVWIAITGGLHLDGAMDTADGLAVGDPNRRLEVMTDSATGAFGAMAAIALVLLKITALTDISENRWLLLMAACGWGRWGQQVAIARYPYLKPTGKGAFHKQAIRSYKDLLPGLLLLLGLSGLLWFIDKQQLFLALTMIIAGSAIATLTGAWFNHKLGGHTGDTYGAVVEWTEALFLCVLTVF, encoded by the coding sequence ATGACGAAACAGCAACAGTGGTGGAAAAAGTTGCTGTTCAAGCTGGCAGCTAGTATTATATTTTACACTATTATTCCAGTACCATATTTGGAAGGATTAGACTTTCAAGGAGTAGTACGTCTTGCTCCAGTTGTAGGGTTAATGATTGGGGGAATTTTAGGGTTACTGGATACAGGAATGCTTTATCTGGGTATGCCAGTGTTAACTCGTAGTGCTTTAGTAGTCAGCGTTTGGATTGCCATAACTGGAGGATTGCACTTAGATGGGGCAATGGATACTGCCGATGGTTTGGCAGTAGGCGACCCAAATCGGCGGCTGGAGGTGATGACAGATAGTGCTACAGGTGCATTTGGAGCGATGGCTGCGATCGCCTTGGTGCTACTAAAAATAACTGCTTTGACAGATATATCAGAAAACCGTTGGTTGTTGCTGATGGCTGCTTGTGGCTGGGGACGTTGGGGACAACAAGTAGCGATCGCGCGATATCCTTACCTAAAACCAACTGGTAAAGGTGCGTTTCACAAACAAGCCATTCGTTCTTACAAAGATTTGTTACCAGGATTGTTGTTGCTGCTTGGTTTGAGTGGTTTACTTTGGTTCATAGATAAACAACAGCTATTTCTCGCACTGACAATGATAATTGCTGGAAGTGCGATCGCCACTTTAACTGGTGCATGGTTCAACCACAAATTAGGCGGACACACAGGAGACACTTACGGCGCAGTCGTTGAGTGGACTGAAGCCTTATTTCTCTGTGTATTGACTGTTTTTTAA
- the tgt gene encoding tRNA guanosine(34) transglycosylase Tgt: MSANFSFECLACCNQTKARAGVFFTPHGVVETPRFMPVGTLANVKTITPSQLQETGAQMILSNTYHLHLQPGEAIVAGGGGLHKFMGWNGPMLTDSGGFQVFSLSEMRKITEEGVTFRSPHDGQIINLTPELSIQIQNTLGADVIMAFDECPPYPATRQEVETATERTYRWLERCITAHKRSEQALFGIVQGGVYLDLRCRAAEALAKLDLPGYAIGGVSVGEPPEMMAEIVKVTAPLLPPEKPRYLMGVGTYREMAIAIASGVDLFDCVIPTRWARHGTAIVQGGRWNLKNAKFREDFTPLDETCPCYTCQNFSRAYVSHLVRSQEILAYTLLSIHNITELIRFTQHIREAILSDRFVTEFGHWLNSSESVPNEEEITNDK; this comes from the coding sequence ATGAGTGCGAATTTTTCCTTTGAATGTCTCGCTTGCTGTAACCAAACCAAAGCTAGAGCCGGAGTGTTTTTCACTCCTCACGGTGTTGTCGAAACCCCCAGATTTATGCCAGTGGGAACGCTGGCTAATGTTAAAACTATCACCCCATCTCAGCTACAAGAGACTGGGGCGCAAATGATCTTATCTAATACTTATCATCTTCACCTACAACCAGGAGAAGCGATCGTGGCTGGGGGTGGTGGGTTGCACAAATTTATGGGTTGGAATGGCCCAATGCTCACAGATTCGGGTGGGTTTCAGGTGTTCAGCTTAAGCGAGATGCGGAAAATTACTGAAGAAGGCGTTACTTTTCGCTCACCTCATGATGGACAAATTATTAACTTGACCCCAGAGCTATCCATTCAGATTCAAAATACTTTGGGGGCTGATGTGATTATGGCTTTTGATGAATGTCCGCCTTACCCAGCGACTCGCCAAGAGGTTGAAACTGCAACCGAGCGTACTTATCGCTGGTTAGAGCGCTGCATAACGGCTCATAAACGCAGTGAACAGGCGTTGTTTGGGATTGTGCAAGGGGGCGTATATTTGGATTTGCGTTGCCGTGCGGCGGAAGCTTTGGCTAAGTTAGATTTGCCCGGATATGCCATTGGTGGCGTGAGTGTGGGAGAACCGCCAGAAATGATGGCTGAGATTGTAAAAGTTACAGCACCGCTTTTACCGCCTGAAAAGCCGCGTTATTTGATGGGTGTCGGTACTTATCGAGAAATGGCGATCGCGATCGCATCTGGTGTAGATTTATTTGATTGCGTCATTCCCACTCGTTGGGCGAGACATGGAACGGCAATAGTGCAGGGCGGACGCTGGAATTTAAAAAATGCTAAGTTTCGTGAAGATTTTACGCCATTAGATGAAACTTGTCCTTGCTATACTTGCCAAAATTTTAGCCGGGCTTACGTATCTCATTTAGTGCGATCGCAGGAAATTTTAGCTTATACCTTGTTGAGCATTCACAACATTACCGAACTAATTCGCTTTACACAGCATATTAGAGAAGCAATATTAAGCGATCGCTTTGTCACAGAATTTGGTCACTGGCTAAACTCATCTGAATCAGTACCAAATGAAGAGGAAATTACAAATGACAAATAA
- a CDS encoding photosystem II reaction center protein K encodes MEAALLLAKLPEAYQIFDPLVDVLPVIPVFFLLLAFVWQAAVGFR; translated from the coding sequence ATGGAAGCAGCACTTTTATTAGCAAAACTGCCTGAAGCATACCAAATCTTTGATCCTTTGGTGGACGTTCTCCCAGTCATCCCCGTATTCTTCTTGTTGCTTGCTTTCGTTTGGCAAGCAGCCGTGGGATTTAGGTAA
- a CDS encoding 2Fe-2S iron-sulfur cluster-binding protein produces MGNIKFVKENKEVVAADGANLRLKAMQNDIDIYKFIGKMTNCGGSGQCGTCIVEIVEGLENLSPRTEVENRKFKKKPENYRLACQTLVNGSVSVVTKP; encoded by the coding sequence ATGGGTAATATCAAATTTGTTAAAGAGAATAAAGAAGTAGTGGCAGCAGATGGTGCCAATCTCCGGCTCAAAGCAATGCAAAATGACATTGATATATATAAATTCATTGGCAAGATGACCAATTGCGGTGGTAGTGGTCAGTGTGGTACTTGCATTGTCGAGATAGTCGAAGGACTAGAAAATCTTTCCCCCCGCACAGAGGTAGAAAATCGTAAATTCAAAAAAAAGCCGGAAAATTACCGCCTTGCCTGTCAAACTTTAGTGAATGGCTCAGTCAGTGTGGTTACGAAGCCTTAA
- the psbM gene encoding photosystem II reaction center protein PsbM, producing the protein MQVNDLGFVASILFVLVPSVFLLILYIQTASREGGKDS; encoded by the coding sequence ATGCAAGTTAATGACCTGGGGTTCGTGGCGAGCATTTTGTTCGTACTAGTTCCCTCTGTGTTTTTACTAATTCTGTACATCCAAACTGCTAGCCGCGAAGGTGGAAAAGATAGTTAA
- a CDS encoding universal stress protein: protein MIKKILLAVSGLGHAEEMLKTLREIPSIESAKVTILHVVQAQNTAATMTTKWENGGKILANAIQTLNLDPSQVSSILREGDPKDVVCQVADEIDADLIVMGSRGLKRLQSILSNSVSQYVFQLSSRPMLLVKDDIYVKRIKRIMVAIDNSDSAKNCLKLALFLLRDIQGGELILANVATDLGGKKSEITEVSSDKNPVLAAAVAEAKSQGVQSRCYISSGKPGEEICRLAEELNIDLLLLGSPDRRPSIAKSFVDIDRLIGSSLSDYVRVNATCPVLLARTIA, encoded by the coding sequence ATGATAAAAAAAATTTTGCTGGCTGTATCAGGATTGGGACATGCAGAAGAAATGCTCAAAACCCTGAGAGAAATCCCTTCTATTGAATCTGCAAAAGTGACAATTTTGCATGTTGTTCAAGCACAAAATACTGCTGCTACCATGACAACTAAATGGGAAAATGGTGGTAAAATTCTGGCGAATGCCATTCAAACTTTGAACTTAGATCCTAGCCAGGTTTCTTCGATTTTGCGCGAAGGCGACCCCAAAGATGTAGTTTGCCAAGTAGCTGATGAAATCGACGCTGACTTGATTGTTATGGGTTCACGCGGACTTAAACGGTTACAATCCATTTTATCAAACTCAGTCAGTCAGTATGTTTTCCAGCTATCTTCTCGCCCCATGTTGCTGGTAAAAGATGATATTTATGTCAAAAGAATTAAGCGCATTATGGTGGCAATAGACAACTCTGATTCCGCAAAAAACTGCTTGAAATTAGCACTGTTTTTACTGCGAGATATTCAGGGCGGTGAGTTAATTTTGGCAAATGTTGCCACAGATTTAGGCGGTAAAAAATCGGAAATAACTGAAGTTAGTTCAGATAAAAATCCAGTTTTGGCAGCCGCAGTTGCAGAAGCTAAAAGCCAGGGCGTTCAATCTCGTTGTTATATCAGCAGTGGCAAACCTGGTGAAGAAATTTGTCGGTTGGCAGAGGAGTTGAATATAGACTTATTATTGCTCGGTTCTCCAGATCGTCGTCCATCCATCGCTAAGAGTTTTGTTGATATAGACCGACTTATCGGATCTTCCTTGTCTGACTATGTTCGAGTCAATGCCACTTGTCCAGTACTGTTGGCGCGGACGATCGCTTAA
- a CDS encoding alkaline phosphatase D family protein, which translates to MELMDGTRLLANRCRRRNFLLGAGFLTGLTIASQWHPVLASRFSGYPFSLGVASGDPLPDGVVIWTRLAPNPLSGGGMPLVNVPVRWQVALDENMRRVVRRGTVLATPELAHSVHVDVRGLDPDRWYWYQFEAGKEVSPIGRTRTAPAFYGSMSQLNFAFVSCQDWQNGYYTAYRYLAEENLDLVVHLGDYIYEYGPQSGGPRQHNSPEIITLDDYRGRHALYKTDLNLQAAHAAFPWIVTWDDHEVDNNYANLVPEDNQTQEAFRKRRANAYQAYYEHMPLRRFSLPNGPDMLLYRRLTFGNLAEFNVLDTRQYRTNQPCDDGLKPRCPEAFETKATMTGSEQEQWLRKGLDQSRSRWNVIAQQTMLGQYNFNSNSGAGVFNLDQWDGYVAARNRLLSFINQRQPSNPVVISGDIHSSWVHDLKLDFNNPNSPTVGTEFVGTSITSDFPTSFIAPVQASLPNNPHTKFFDGAFRGYVRCKLTPQLWQSDYRVVSSIIDLNASVKTLASFVVQNGQPGAHLS; encoded by the coding sequence ATGGAACTTATGGATGGTACACGCCTGCTAGCAAATCGTTGCAGACGGCGGAATTTTTTGCTGGGTGCAGGATTCTTAACGGGGTTAACAATCGCTAGCCAATGGCATCCGGTATTGGCTTCAAGGTTTTCTGGCTATCCGTTCAGTCTTGGTGTTGCCTCTGGCGATCCTTTGCCGGATGGTGTTGTTATTTGGACACGACTGGCTCCAAATCCACTCTCTGGTGGTGGAATGCCACTTGTAAATGTGCCAGTGCGGTGGCAAGTTGCCCTTGATGAAAATATGAGGCGGGTTGTGCGGCGAGGAACAGTGCTGGCGACACCAGAGTTAGCACATTCAGTTCACGTTGATGTTCGCGGACTAGACCCTGACCGTTGGTACTGGTATCAATTTGAAGCGGGTAAGGAAGTTAGCCCCATTGGACGGACTCGCACAGCACCAGCATTTTATGGCTCTATGTCACAACTAAATTTTGCTTTTGTCTCCTGTCAAGACTGGCAAAATGGCTACTATACGGCTTATCGATATTTAGCTGAGGAAAACCTCGACCTTGTGGTTCATCTGGGTGATTATATTTACGAATACGGGCCACAATCCGGTGGGCCGCGTCAGCATAATAGTCCAGAAATCATTACTCTTGACGACTATCGAGGGCGCCACGCCCTATACAAAACTGATTTGAATCTCCAAGCGGCTCATGCTGCTTTTCCCTGGATTGTCACTTGGGATGATCATGAAGTTGACAACAACTACGCCAACTTAGTCCCCGAAGATAACCAAACCCAAGAGGCTTTTAGGAAACGGCGAGCTAACGCGTATCAAGCTTATTATGAACACATGCCTCTGCGTCGGTTTTCATTGCCTAATGGCCCAGATATGCTGCTTTATCGACGCTTGACTTTCGGTAATTTAGCTGAGTTCAATGTTCTAGACACCAGACAGTACCGCACTAACCAACCTTGTGATGACGGACTTAAACCTCGGTGTCCTGAAGCTTTTGAGACAAAAGCTACCATGACTGGCTCAGAACAAGAGCAGTGGTTACGAAAAGGGTTAGATCAGTCGCGATCGCGCTGGAATGTGATTGCTCAACAGACCATGCTTGGTCAGTACAATTTTAATAGCAATTCAGGTGCAGGTGTATTCAATCTCGATCAGTGGGACGGCTACGTGGCTGCACGTAATCGACTCTTGAGTTTTATAAACCAGCGCCAACCTTCTAATCCAGTGGTGATTAGCGGAGACATCCATTCTAGTTGGGTACATGACCTGAAGCTTGATTTTAATAACCCAAACTCACCGACGGTAGGCACTGAGTTTGTAGGAACCTCAATTACCTCTGACTTTCCTACCTCATTCATCGCTCCAGTTCAAGCTTCCCTACCTAACAATCCCCATACTAAGTTCTTTGACGGAGCCTTCCGGGGATATGTCCGTTGTAAGCTTACCCCACAACTTTGGCAAAGTGACTACCGTGTTGTATCAAGCATCATTGACTTGAATGCCTCTGTCAAAACCCTAGCTTCCTTTGTAGTCCAAAATGGACAACCAGGAGCGCATCTAAGTTAA
- a CDS encoding glutamate-5-semialdehyde dehydrogenase encodes MTVEVLDDYPEPITSAQRAYHASLKLGITKGADRSRAVLAMAQALERSFDDILEANTLDLEASREMAVPELILDWLKLTPTRLEMTVDILQRLGELSDPLRRVRTADYQLEDSQSYTQLMPLGVIGFIYEAFPDLGAIAAGFCIKTGNSIILKGSTEASHSNAVIAEVLQSAIAQVGLPPGCLELITTEHGASVRDLITQDQYVNLVIPYGRSSLIQQVVRQSTCPVLKSAMGNCYLYWSLNSSLEMVRLMILNSHQSEPDQVNAIEKVLIHRQALPSSLAVLWNSLMEKGFEIKGDAELVKAFPQLQLVKEGEWGNPYLTKTVAFKLVDSLEAAIAWINEHSSGHADSIVTESYQESRQFALGVNSASTYINTSPRFSRNPSRGDSVFLGMSNQKGHRRGFISLETLTTVKHIVQGNGRF; translated from the coding sequence ATGACTGTTGAAGTTTTGGACGATTACCCCGAACCAATTACTAGTGCCCAACGCGCCTATCATGCTTCCCTAAAGTTGGGGATCACTAAGGGAGCAGACCGGAGTCGTGCAGTACTGGCAATGGCACAAGCCCTTGAGCGTTCATTTGACGACATTCTAGAAGCCAATACCTTGGATTTAGAAGCCAGTCGAGAAATGGCAGTGCCTGAGTTGATACTAGACTGGCTGAAGCTGACTCCCACAAGGCTAGAGATGACCGTGGACATTTTGCAACGGTTGGGGGAATTATCAGATCCACTGCGGCGCGTCAGAACTGCTGATTATCAACTGGAAGATTCCCAGAGTTATACCCAGTTAATGCCCTTGGGAGTGATTGGATTTATTTATGAGGCGTTTCCAGATTTAGGAGCGATCGCAGCAGGTTTTTGTATTAAAACTGGCAATAGTATAATTCTCAAAGGCAGTACTGAAGCTAGCCATTCCAACGCGGTTATCGCTGAGGTACTGCAAAGTGCGATCGCCCAGGTTGGTCTACCTCCTGGCTGTCTAGAATTGATCACAACAGAACATGGTGCTTCGGTTCGGGATTTAATCACCCAAGACCAGTACGTAAATCTAGTGATTCCCTACGGACGTTCTAGTTTGATACAGCAGGTAGTACGACAGTCAACTTGCCCAGTCCTAAAGTCAGCGATGGGTAACTGTTATCTCTACTGGTCGCTAAATAGCAGTTTAGAAATGGTGCGCTTGATGATTCTTAATAGCCATCAGAGTGAACCAGACCAAGTTAATGCCATTGAAAAAGTACTTATTCATCGCCAAGCCTTGCCATCATCTTTAGCCGTTCTGTGGAACAGCTTGATGGAAAAAGGCTTTGAAATTAAAGGGGATGCAGAACTAGTAAAAGCCTTTCCCCAATTGCAGCTAGTGAAGGAAGGGGAATGGGGAAACCCTTATTTAACTAAAACAGTAGCTTTTAAATTGGTGGATAGCTTAGAAGCTGCGATCGCCTGGATTAATGAACACAGCAGTGGTCATGCCGACTCTATCGTTACTGAATCTTATCAAGAAAGTCGGCAGTTTGCGTTAGGAGTGAACAGTGCTTCTACCTACATCAACACTTCCCCGCGCTTTTCCCGCAACCCCTCGCGGGGAGATTCAGTGTTTCTTGGCATGTCTAACCAAAAAGGTCATCGTCGGGGATTTATCAGCCTGGAAACCTTGACCACCGTTAAGCACATTGTTCAGGGGAATGGCAGATTTTAA
- the ribH gene encoding 6,7-dimethyl-8-ribityllumazine synthase, with product MAVFEGTFTQTEPLRFAVVIGRFNDLVTGKLLEGCQDCLKRHGVDPNPQGNQVDYVWVPGSFEVPLVARQLALSHRYDAVICLGAVIRGQTPHFDYVSAEVSKGIAAASFQTGVPVIFGILTVDTMQQALERAGIKGNHGWDYALNALEMASLMRQLRSNLAEPYSRNSQSLPASFQSASIGNLTAESEELG from the coding sequence ATGGCAGTTTTCGAGGGAACTTTTACCCAAACGGAGCCTTTGCGGTTTGCAGTGGTGATTGGTCGATTTAATGACCTAGTTACCGGAAAGCTGCTAGAGGGATGTCAAGATTGCTTGAAACGCCACGGTGTAGATCCTAACCCCCAAGGTAATCAGGTAGACTATGTTTGGGTTCCGGGAAGTTTTGAGGTACCTTTAGTAGCTCGCCAACTAGCACTTTCCCATCGTTATGATGCTGTAATTTGTCTAGGTGCAGTCATTCGAGGACAAACACCCCATTTTGATTATGTATCCGCCGAAGTTTCTAAAGGCATTGCTGCCGCTAGCTTTCAAACTGGAGTGCCAGTAATTTTTGGTATTTTGACAGTAGACACTATGCAACAAGCCTTAGAACGGGCAGGCATCAAAGGTAATCATGGCTGGGATTATGCCCTGAATGCTCTAGAAATGGCAAGCCTGATGCGGCAACTGCGTTCTAACCTGGCAGAACCATATTCTCGTAATAGCCAGTCTTTGCCAGCCTCTTTTCAAAGCGCCAGCATCGGCAATTTAACTGCGGAATCAGAAGAACTCGGTTAA
- the psbZ gene encoding photosystem II reaction center protein PsbZ, producing MTIIFQFALISLVLLSFVLVVGVPVAYATPQNWVESKKLLWVGSAAWIALVFLVGLLNFFVV from the coding sequence ATGACCATAATATTCCAATTCGCTTTGATAAGCCTAGTTCTATTGTCTTTTGTCCTGGTTGTTGGCGTTCCCGTAGCTTACGCCACTCCCCAAAATTGGGTTGAATCTAAAAAACTGCTCTGGGTTGGTTCCGCCGCCTGGATTGCTTTGGTATTTTTAGTTGGTTTGTTAAACTTTTTTGTCGTGTAG